The genome window GCGTCCCCCAACGCCGGTTGCAGGAGCTTCGCAAACTCCGGCATGTCGCGCCTGTCACGAATTTGCATAATGATCTGCGCGTAGTTGAGTTGCTTGGACTCAGGGCCGAGCGAGTACCAGAAGCGCGGTCCGCCGCCCCCCAGAAAGGTGGTGAGCGATTTGAGAAGCGCGGGATGATCGCTACTACCGCCGCCGTGAAGCGCATCGAACTCTTGCGCGGTCTTCAGAATGATTGAACGCGCCTGGTCCGCGGCCAATGCGGTATTCGACAACGCGGTATCGTTGGGCAGAAAGACGTCGACCGTCGCGAGAAACTGGAGGTCGATCGGAAAGAAGGCGGTCCTTAGCTTTGTACCAAAGTAAAGGCCGATGACCAGAAAGACGATCGAGAGGCCCATCGACAACCATCGATGCTCGAGCAGAAGGTGGCCGGTGCGGTAGTAGAATCCGCTAAAGCCTTGCTTGCGTCGTTCCTCGATGGGCAGGGGCTTTTTCCGGGATGGTCGCAGCCAGTAGTACCCGAGCATCGGAATAAAGGTCATCGAAACCAGACGCGACGCGATGAGCGCAGCGGTCATTACGACGGGAAGCGAGATCAGGAACTTGCCAGTGTCGCCGGTCAAAATCCCAAACGGAAGGTACGCGACTATATTGGTGATGGTGGCGTAGAGAATCGCGCGTGCCAGTTTGGTTGGGCCCAGCCACGCGGCAATGATCCGCGGATGGCCGAGGTCGAGGTCGCGCTTGATAGCGTCTCCGGCCACGACCGGATCGTCGACCAGCAGGCCCAGCGCGATGATTAAGGAAGCGGTCGAGACCTGCTGAATATCCCAGCCCAGCACCTTCATCATGCCAAAGGTCATCAACAAGGTTATCGGAATCGAGACCGCCATGAGCAGGGCGGAGCGCCATTCCCAGAATCCGAGCAGCGCCACGACCACGACCAGGATGATTGCCTCCTCCAGGGCGTGATTGAACAACTGGACGTTTTCCTCCACCTGGCGCGGCTGATCCGAGGTTCGCGCCATAATCAAATCGGAGGGCAGCTGGTGGCGGAGAATCGCGAGCTGGCGATCTACATTTTCGCCGAAGGCGCGGATCTGTTGGCCAGTCCGCATCTGCACATCCAGGGTTATCGCACGATGGGTCTGCCAGCGTTGCGCCGAGTCGGGCACGGTGTAGTAGTTGAGATAGCGCGGGGGCTCGAGATAGGTGCGCGAGATACTGGCAATATCGCGAAGATAAAGCGGGGTGCCGGTCGCCGACTTGTAGACGATTACGTCGCCGATCTCTTTTTCGCTTTTGAATTCACCTGAAGGAAAGATGAGCAAATTGGCGCCGTTGGTTTCGAGAGTCCCTCCGCTGGTCACGATGTTGCGTGCGACCAGGGTTTTAGCCACGTTGCTCGCGGTCAGTCCGAGCGCCGCGAGCTTGCTTTGCGAATACTCGAGGTTGACTATCTGGGGAAGGTTGGCGTTTATCAGAATCTTGGAGACCTGAGGCACCCCGATAAGACCACGCCGAATCAAATCGGTGTAATCGTCGAGTTCGCGGTAGCTGTACTTGTCGCCGGCGACTTCGAGAAGTTTGGTGCGCGTGTCCGCCGGATCGCGTACCACTGCTGGAGACCACACGTCGGGGTCGAAGGAGGTCGTGCCAAACGCCTGGCGAACGCAGTCGTTAAAAACCGACAGCAACTGGTTGTCGGAGACCGAGGTGGTGCCATCGAGAGCGACGAAACCTTTGCCATCCACGGGAAGAATATCGCTAAAGACACCACCTTTACCGAGGCAGGCGCCAAGACTGCTTTGCAGCCGGAGTCCCAGGTCGGGTCGCCGCAGCGAAAATGGAAACGCCACTACCAGGCTCGCGCGCCCGCCGGAGCCATTACTCGACGCGCGTGCGGCACGGAGGCGCTCCTCGATCTCGGCGGCGCGTAACGACACCGCGACTTCCGACTCGCGCGGACTTGCCACCGTGAGCATCAGCGCCGCGGTATCCCCAAAGCCGCTGAAGAACTGAATGGGTCCCGCACCTTGCGGCAGATCGGTGATGCCCCGCAATTTGAGGTCCATTTCATTGAAGATCGGTTTGGTGTCGTTGATACGGTAGTCGACCTGAACATTGACCACCGAAAGTCCATCGAGGGTGAGCGATTTTATCGAGTATTCCTCGGCGGAAGGAGGCCGCACTTCGGCGACTTCGGTGAGCTTCTGCTCGATCTTGCGGGTAACGAGCTGCTCTACCCGGTCGGCGCTCACTCCGGGCCAAGCGCA of Candidatus Binataceae bacterium contains these proteins:
- a CDS encoding efflux RND transporter permease subunit, giving the protein MAHRSDKEIIANVHNTARFFTENRQISWVLLLLVIGWGIYGYDQMPKRKDPDIPVKEAQVQCAWPGVSADRVEQLVTRKIEQKLTEVAEVRPPSAEEYSIKSLTLDGLSVVNVQVDYRINDTKPIFNEMDLKLRGITDLPQGAGPIQFFSGFGDTAALMLTVASPRESEVAVSLRAAEIEERLRAARASSNGSGGRASLVVAFPFSLRRPDLGLRLQSSLGACLGKGGVFSDILPVDGKGFVALDGTTSVSDNQLLSVFNDCVRQAFGTTSFDPDVWSPAVVRDPADTRTKLLEVAGDKYSYRELDDYTDLIRRGLIGVPQVSKILINANLPQIVNLEYSQSKLAALGLTASNVAKTLVARNIVTSGGTLETNGANLLIFPSGEFKSEKEIGDVIVYKSATGTPLYLRDIASISRTYLEPPRYLNYYTVPDSAQRWQTHRAITLDVQMRTGQQIRAFGENVDRQLAILRHQLPSDLIMARTSDQPRQVEENVQLFNHALEEAIILVVVVALLGFWEWRSALLMAVSIPITLLMTFGMMKVLGWDIQQVSTASLIIALGLLVDDPVVAGDAIKRDLDLGHPRIIAAWLGPTKLARAILYATITNIVAYLPFGILTGDTGKFLISLPVVMTAALIASRLVSMTFIPMLGYYWLRPSRKKPLPIEERRKQGFSGFYYRTGHLLLEHRWLSMGLSIVFLVIGLYFGTKLRTAFFPIDLQFLATVDVFLPNDTALSNTALAADQARSIILKTAQEFDALHGGGSSDHPALLKSLTTFLGGGGPRFWYSLGPESKQLNYAQIIMQIRDRRDMPEFAKLLQPALGDAIPGAYVDVQELQTNGTKYPVEIFVNGRAESVRNGGDEQQDIDTIRKIAGQVETILRKVPTARRVRNDWFRQTMVARLQIDPDRANAAGVTNSDVAASTTAGLSGTTVSYLLEGDKQIPIIARLTRPERATVDALQNLYVFPANGGKPIVLKSISHMSYRLETQRIRRRAHFRTISVQSFTAPGVLASEVLNAAIPEIKKLQASLPPGYSIVIGGEFAKQQTGFSELVVVLVLSSIMIYVALVIQFNNAVKPVLVFMCVPFGVVGALLALLAMGTPFGFMAFLGVASLVGVIVSHVIVLFDFVEEMHEKGEPFMDAVLDAGIERLRPVMITVGATVLALFPLSIRGGPLWQPLCYAQIGGLSLATFIELLLVPVMYGIFVLDLKIIKWESLEHPAAAEETIRVASAT